The following are from one region of the Gammaproteobacteria bacterium genome:
- the thyA gene encoding thymidylate synthase, giving the protein RENPDSRRLVVSAWNVGEIDEMALAPCHVFFQFYVADGKLSCQLYQRSADIFLGVPFNIASYSLLTMMIAQITGLEPGEFVHTFGDAHLYLNHMEQAELQLSRVPYPSPKMQISSEVNSLFDFSYDDFELVGYQYHPAIRAPIAV; this is encoded by the coding sequence AGGGAAAACCCCGATTCGCGTCGCCTAGTTGTCAGTGCATGGAACGTGGGTGAGATTGATGAAATGGCGCTCGCACCTTGTCATGTTTTTTTTCAATTTTATGTCGCAGACGGGAAGCTATCATGCCAGCTCTATCAACGAAGCGCAGATATTTTCCTGGGAGTTCCCTTCAATATTGCATCCTATTCGCTATTGACGATGATGATTGCGCAGATTACAGGACTCGAACCTGGCGAGTTCGTGCACACGTTTGGCGATGCCCACCTTTACTTGAATCATATGGAGCAGGCAGAACTGCAATTATCGAGGGTCCCCTATCCATCGCCAAAGATGCAGATAAGTAGTGAGGTCAATTCGTTGTTTGATTTTTCCTACGACGACTTTGAGTTAGTGGGTTATCAATACCACCCGGCGATACGGGCTCCGATCGCAGTGTAG